From Primulina tabacum isolate GXHZ01 chromosome 2, ASM2559414v2, whole genome shotgun sequence, one genomic window encodes:
- the LOC142538089 gene encoding transcription factor HHO2-like → MEHSISARKRAGCVLLISGAPLFIMKKIALIPIKSSAFHQESSHKGNPGEKLFEGYALKNRGGAFLPYKKPGNNEREAADSVDGMGTSIDLNVIAGDQQLQKKKRRRCWSPELHKRFIDALHQLGGVHEATPKQIKELMKVHGLTNDQVKSHLQKYRLHVRKLSTSYVEPLDTGSWLTQDRRGGLSNPKLKRKKK, encoded by the exons ATGGAACACTCGATATCAGCGAGAAAAAGAGCTGGATGCGTTCTGTTAATCTCTGGAGCACCCCTGTTCATTATGAAGAAGATAGCTTTGATACCAATCAAGAGCTCTGCTTTTCACCAAGAATCA aGTCATAAAGGAAATCCCGGAGAGAAACTATTTGAGGGATATGCTCTAAAGAACAGGGGAGGGGCATTTCTTCCATATAAGAAACCAGGAAATAATGAAAGAGAAGCAGCTGATTCGGTCGATGGTATGGGGACATCCATTGATTTAAATGTAATAGCAGGGGACCAACAACTGCAGAAGAAGAAGCGGAGGCGTTGTTGGTCTCCGGAGCTGCACAAGAGGTTCATTGATGCATTGCATCAGCTCGGAGGGGTGCATG AGGCCACACCGAAGCAGATAAAGGAATTGATGAAAGTCCATGGCCTCACCAATGATCAAGTCAAAAGCCATTTGCAG AAATACAGGCTTCATGTTCGAAAGCTTTCCACTTCATATGTGGAGCCACTGGATACAGGCTCCTGGTTGACCCAAGATCGGCGTGGAGGTTTATCGAACCCAAAGTTAAAGAGAAAGAAGAAATAG
- the LOC142537027 gene encoding serine/threonine-protein kinase SRK2I-like isoform X1, protein MDIPTMHDSDRYDLVKDIATGNFGVARLMRDKQTEELVAVKYIERGNKIDENVNREIINHRSLRHPNIVRFKEVILTPNHLAIVMEYASGGELYELISNEGCFNEDKARYFFQQLICGVSYCHSMQVCHRDLKSENILLDGSPAPRVKICDFGYSKVTFCSLQSSLLNSQPNSGVGTPAYIAPEVITDKEYDGKIADVWSCGVTLYVMLVGAYPFGDSRESKDFHEAIERILNVQYSFPDHVNISGECRDLISRILVRDPAQRITMADIKKHAWFLKNLPADLVDEKMVGKQVEEPMQSLEVIMQIISEAKTLTPGLSKPDDYDIEDLDSDQDFDVDSSGEVVYAFK, encoded by the exons ATGGATATACCGACCATGCACGACTCTGATAGATACGATTTGGTCAAGGATATAGCGACAGGTAATTTCGGTGTTGCCCGATTGATGAGAGATAAGCAGACGGAAGAGCTTGTTGCTGTTAAGTACATTGAAAGAGGGAACAAG ATAGATGAAAATGTGAATAGAGAAATTATTAATCATAGGTCTTTGAGGCACCCTAACATTGTTAGATTTAAAGAG GTGATTTTGACACCAAATCATTTAGCTATCGTGATGGAGTATGCGTCGGGAGGAGAGTTATACGAGCTCATATCTAACGAAGGGTGCTTCAATGAGGATAAG GCTCGGTACTTTTTTCAACAACTTATATGTGGAGTCAGTTACTGCCATTCCATG CAAGTATGTCATAGAGACTTGAAGTCGGAAAACATATTGTTGGATGGAAGCCCAGCACCTCGAGTGAAGATATGCGATTTTGGCTATTCAAAGGTTACATT CTGTTCTTTACAGTCTTCTTTGCTGAATTCGCAACCAAATTCTGGAGTTGGAACACCCGCATACATTGCTCCTGAAGTGATAACTGACAAAGAATATGATGGCAAG ATTGCAGATGTGTGGTCGTGCGGAGTGACATTATATGTAATGCTTGTTGGTGCCTATCCATTTGGGGATTCTAGAGAATCCAAGGACTTCCATGAGGCAATAGAGAGAATATTAAATGTTCAGTATTCCTTTCCAGATCACGTCAACATATCTGGGGAATGTCGGGACCTAATCTCTAGGATCTTGGTTCGAGATCCTGCCCAG CGCATTACAATGGCCGATATTAAAAAGCATGCGTGGTTTTTAAAGAACCTTCCTGCAGATTTGGTGGATGAGAAGATGGTAGGTAAGCAGGTTGAAGAGCCTATGCAGAGCCTTGAAGTGATCATGCAGATAATTTCTGAAGCCAAAACACTTACCCCCGGTTTATCCAAACCGGATGATTATGACATCGAAGACCTCGATTCTGACCAGGACTTTGATGTTGACAGCAGCGGGGAAGTCGTCTATGCTTTCAAGTGA
- the LOC142537017 gene encoding uncharacterized protein LOC142537017, with protein MSKWWRSAAGILKSAAELRSSRPYHTIQAVPREISGPRISARDRAQGRIPTVVFSQNYVQTNPNDPTAITASASVSRKLLLTTERKQIKAILKHIKLPFFCSTTFPLQIRAGSGSSTILETKRVLPIKIHVDGDGNVLNLVFVWAEDGTELKVDLPIVYTGEDVCPGLKKGGSLSRIRTSLKYLCPAYQIPSKIEVDLSNLDIGDKVLMHDVVVHPSLKLLSKNETMPICKIMATNIENMESA; from the exons ATGTCGAAGTGGTGGCGCTCGGCCGCCGGGATTCTCAAGTCCGCCGCGGAATTAAGATCCAGCCGTCCATACCATACCATTCAAGCAGTCCCGAGGGAAATCTCGGGGCCTCGGATTTCCGCTCGTGATCGAGCTCAGGGGCGGATCCCCACCGTGGTATTCTCTCAAAACTATGTGCAAACAAACCCCAACGATCCTACGGCCATAACAGCTTCAGCATCAGTGTCTCGAAAACTTCTCCTCACTACCGAAAGGAAGCAGATCAAGGCTATCCTGAAGCATATCAAGCTTCCGTTTTTCTGCTCCACCACTTTTCCTCTGCAGATTCGAGCTGGGTCTGGGTCTTCCACTATACTTGAGACCAAAAGGGTCCTTCCAATCAAG ATTCACGTGGATGGAGATGGCAATGTACTCAATTTGGTGTTCGTATGGGCGGAAGATGGCACTGAACTGAAGGTGGACTTGCCAATTGTTTATACTGGAGAAGATGTTTGCCCTGGTCTCAAGAAAG GGGGCAGCCTAAGTCGGATCAGAACGAGTTTGAAGTACTTATGCCCAGCCTACCAAATTCCCTCCAAAATAGAAGTGGATTTAAGTAACCTTGACATTGGGGACAAAGTTTTAATGCATGATGTTGTTGTTCATCCGAGCTTGAAGCTTCTCAGTAAGAATGAGACAATGCCTATTTGTAAAATTATGGCGACAAACATAGAAAACATGGAATCTGCATAG
- the LOC142537027 gene encoding serine/threonine-protein kinase SRK2I-like isoform X2, producing the protein MDIPTMHDSDRYDLVKDIATGNFGVARLMRDKQTEELVAVKYIERGNKIDENVNREIINHRSLRHPNIVRFKEVILTPNHLAIVMEYASGGELYELISNEGCFNEDKARYFFQQLICGVSYCHSMQVCHRDLKSENILLDGSPAPRVKICDFGYSKSSLLNSQPNSGVGTPAYIAPEVITDKEYDGKIADVWSCGVTLYVMLVGAYPFGDSRESKDFHEAIERILNVQYSFPDHVNISGECRDLISRILVRDPAQRITMADIKKHAWFLKNLPADLVDEKMVGKQVEEPMQSLEVIMQIISEAKTLTPGLSKPDDYDIEDLDSDQDFDVDSSGEVVYAFK; encoded by the exons ATGGATATACCGACCATGCACGACTCTGATAGATACGATTTGGTCAAGGATATAGCGACAGGTAATTTCGGTGTTGCCCGATTGATGAGAGATAAGCAGACGGAAGAGCTTGTTGCTGTTAAGTACATTGAAAGAGGGAACAAG ATAGATGAAAATGTGAATAGAGAAATTATTAATCATAGGTCTTTGAGGCACCCTAACATTGTTAGATTTAAAGAG GTGATTTTGACACCAAATCATTTAGCTATCGTGATGGAGTATGCGTCGGGAGGAGAGTTATACGAGCTCATATCTAACGAAGGGTGCTTCAATGAGGATAAG GCTCGGTACTTTTTTCAACAACTTATATGTGGAGTCAGTTACTGCCATTCCATG CAAGTATGTCATAGAGACTTGAAGTCGGAAAACATATTGTTGGATGGAAGCCCAGCACCTCGAGTGAAGATATGCGATTTTGGCTATTCAAAG TCTTCTTTGCTGAATTCGCAACCAAATTCTGGAGTTGGAACACCCGCATACATTGCTCCTGAAGTGATAACTGACAAAGAATATGATGGCAAG ATTGCAGATGTGTGGTCGTGCGGAGTGACATTATATGTAATGCTTGTTGGTGCCTATCCATTTGGGGATTCTAGAGAATCCAAGGACTTCCATGAGGCAATAGAGAGAATATTAAATGTTCAGTATTCCTTTCCAGATCACGTCAACATATCTGGGGAATGTCGGGACCTAATCTCTAGGATCTTGGTTCGAGATCCTGCCCAG CGCATTACAATGGCCGATATTAAAAAGCATGCGTGGTTTTTAAAGAACCTTCCTGCAGATTTGGTGGATGAGAAGATGGTAGGTAAGCAGGTTGAAGAGCCTATGCAGAGCCTTGAAGTGATCATGCAGATAATTTCTGAAGCCAAAACACTTACCCCCGGTTTATCCAAACCGGATGATTATGACATCGAAGACCTCGATTCTGACCAGGACTTTGATGTTGACAGCAGCGGGGAAGTCGTCTATGCTTTCAAGTGA